The genome window gtgtgtgtgtgtatgtacctGGTTCTTCTTGATGAGCAGCTGCACAGTCTGCAGGTTGTTGCCGTGGTCAGTGGACGTCGCCAGAGGCATCCGCTCCTCCAcccacagctgcagagagaggggggttaTTATTACTGCTAATGATAGTGCCATTATAACTGCCATTATGTCATTGTTAATTATTagtcattttattgtattaccatattttatatacatttaagcCCAATATTTAAACCATTTTACGCCCTAAATTCTCatccatctttatttattattccatACGAATTCTTAAAAGGAAGATTTCTAGATTCAATAAATGTTGCATATGATAATCAAAAGAGTTAAAGTTGCTCTACATGTTTACGTTTTAGTTTCCCTGTCAGTGTAactctccacttcctgtgtgagGGGTTTACTCACGATCTCGTCCTCCACGTCGCGGTTGAACTGGTGGATTTCTCTGGAGGCCATCAGGTTCTCCCTCCTGGTCTGCAGCGGTGCCTGCAGGGCCTGCAGTTTGTTCTCCACGCTGATCCTCTGGCCGTCCACCTCCTCAGAGCCCTTCCCCTCCTGACTGAGAGCCTGGCTCTGGTGCTGCAGCTCCCCTACCTCCTTCTGACGCACCTCCACCTGGCTCTCCAGGATCTGAGGGAGCACAGAGAGGAGTTAAAGCACAGAAATAAGGAGGGGAAAGGTTTAGGAATACATATCCACAgttaatgaaaatatttttgagtGTTTCCTCTTTAGTGTTtgaaaaaattataaaaataaaaatgcaatttaaatatttagattcACACATTTGGTCTCCCCAAcgaaacagacaaaacaaatgatgaaaagaaaactcTTTTACAAAGATAAAGATGCTTCAGAGGCCTCGTATCATCTTCTCCACGCCTCAGTAAAAAAACTGGAGGTAAAAATGGTCTTAAATAAAAATCCCAGTGAAGTCATTAACTCCAGAAGCGGATTCATACAGGAGTCAAAACGTGTCTGAGATAAAAATGAAAGCCGAGAGGAAGACGAGGAGCAAAGGAATCCTTTCTCTCAGATCAAACACTCTGCCAatgacaccacacacacacacacacacacacacacacacacacacacacacatcaaatgaAAGATTACATAACTGCTGTGTGAGAGCGAGTGTGTGCGTAGAGCTTAGACTTTGAggataagagtgtgtgtgtgtgtgtgtgtgtgtgtgtgtgtgtgtgtgtgtgtgtgtgcgtgtgtgtgcgtgcgtgatGTATTACATAAAGGGTGGTTAGATTCTCACGGCtgttaaaaaaggaggaaataatgAAGAGGTTCTTCCGCAGTTTAGGAGCTTTAGATCATTATGAATGATTGTTTTGAGGAAGAAATGCAAATGTCCGTTAGAATCAATTCTGAATAATTAAATTCAGGAGCACACTTATTACTAAAATAAATCTGCTTGTGCCAACATTCAACATCTCCGGTGTCTTGTCTGTTCTTTATGGTGTGTCATGTTTTAGAGTTCAGTTCCCCATTGTTCACCAGCTCTGAGGCTCGGAGGAAGAGAAACGCTGCAGTCAAACTGAGAGGGGCAACAGGAAGTTTGTAATACAGGAACGCAGGAAGAGCTTCTGTGCTTTTAGAAACTAGAAACGGAGTAAAAAGTCAAGTCCCATCGCTGCTGTTCCTGTTAATATATAGTAACGGAAATAAATGCTAAACAAGCGCAAAGAGACAAAACCCatctaaaaaagaaatgacCAGAATGAGGCGCTTAATCacccaaaaataaatccaaaatgactacgaagaaacacaaacaaggatCCCTGAAGAAACAGATGCAAAGGAacctcaaacagacacaaagcGTCGACAAGAAGTCAAAAAATAAGCACAAAGAAGGGTTAAATAActgaagacaaacagaaataccTAAAGAAATAAacgaaaaacaacaaaatcaatacAGACGACACATgctaaaacacttttaaagaaacacagaagGATAACAATACTAGAAAAGGATCTTAATGAGGCCCTAATTGACTGAAAATGACCACAGACAGTGTGACCTACGTGTACCAACATCAGAAATGACTGAAGAAACGGAAACCCGTGAAGAAGAGTAACTCCCAGGTGAAAGCTCACCTGCTGCTTCTTCAGCAGGATGTTGACGGAGGTCAGGTCCTTCCCGTAGTCGTCGGAGTGCAGCTGCCCGTCCATGCTGGCGAGCCACTTGTCCAGGTCGGCGCAGCTCTGCGTGAACAGCTCCGCCTTGTTGGCGTCGAACAGACACTTGGCTTTGGTCTGCGTGGTGGACTCCAGGTCCTCCCACATCTTCTTCAGGGACGCCAGCTTCTCCTCCACCATGGCCCCCGTCTCCGGCTTCTCCGCCATCAGCGCCTTACCGTCCTGGAAGAAGGAAAAGTAAAGACCGGTCCGTTAACCCCCGCACAAGAGCTGGTCAGTTTTGCTCCTCAAAATACCCTCTAACACTCTGAGTGCAACTGTTCCCACCTTGTCGATCTTGTCCAGCCACTCCTTGTTGGACTGCAGCTCGGCCATGAAGGCCTGGTGTTTGAGCCACTTGCTGTGCAGGTTCCTGGCCTCGTCGTATGACATGTCCTGAGCCGTCAGCATCTTCTCGTTGATCCACAGAGACAactgcagacaaacaaacagaatatatctgaaaaacacaaatcacagACTCTCTAAGAAGTTACTGCAGGTGTTCTGAACTgatcttcatttatttgtagATTTATAAGTCACCTTGAGTCTGATATTTTTTCttataattaaacatgtttttttatttttactgatttAAGTTAAGAGCAATTATTGTCCTAAATATGAACTCTTACTGTGTATAACCCTCATGCTTGAAACACGTGATTTAACTGTTTTAAATTGAACTTTAAAGTGTGTATTACCTCCTGGCAGTCCTGCAGGAACCTCTGCAGGTCTCTGTTGTCCTTCAGCCTCGCCAGGAGCTCGCTGGCAGCCGCTCGGTTCTTCTTGTGTCTGCACAACAGTAGAATATACGTTCAGAAGACACGTCATCAGGGATGCACGGTTGTTGGTTTTTCCTGAAATCTAATATGAAAAGTCACCTCTCATCGATGGAGTCCACCTTCTCCTGGATGCGCTCGGCGTTGATGTTGCCGTCGGTGACCAGGCGGCGGCCGGTGTCGAGCACGCCGCTGATTTTCTCCTCGTTGGCGTCCAGTGTCGTCATGAAGTCCTCCTGCTTCTTGATGGCCGCCTCGGCCCCCTCCAGCGTGGTGGGCATCTCCGTGTGGGCCAGGACGTACTCCTGAACCAGAGAGGCAAAACTTTATTCATCAAGTGCACAACGAGAAGCagtagttgttgttgtgttttgttttccaatataataatataagtATTATAAACTAAATATTACAAACTGCCTAAACCTGCTGGTGTAATGACACGTCTCTACCACCTGGAGGCAGCCTCTCACAGGCTGATGGAGGAAAATATAACAGGAAATCATCTGAATTGATCTAGTGCCCTACAGCCcctgcacagcagatacaaaaGGAAAACCGGTCAAGTGATCTGCTCtttaaattaagtttattttgatgcttgCAAGGGAAATTATGTTTAATCATGCACTTTTAATTACTGTGACTTCCTTTGTTTTTCAATCCTGTTCAGTGTCACATTAAACTGGATGCATCTTAGCCTATTTTAAGTCATTCTGCTCCTGCATGTCATCAATATTAAGAAGATGTTCGGGTTAAATAAAGGGAAAACTTTGCTCTAGGGTTGTAAATGTTCTCCACAATGCAACAGATGACACATTATGTCTTCCTGCAGTCTGTGTTCAGTCTAAAGTAACTACAGGTGTGATGGATGGTCAGGTGTACCTGGTTGTTGAGGAAGGCCTCGGCCTGCTTTGTGTCCCTGAGGAACAGCTGGTAAGCGTGGCTCTGGGACAGCAGGTTCTGCCGGTTCTCCCACATCTTGTGCAGCTCGTTCCAGCCGGTGTCGAGCGCCTGCAGCCGCTGCCGCAGGAACATGTACTGTGCGTCCGTTTGGCCCTGCGTCACCATCTCGCCCATGTCCCGCATCTTCTGGTAGTCCTCCTCATAGTTGTGGATCTCATTCTTGATGTTCTCGTGCTGGGCCAGCAGCTTCTCGGCCTCCGTCAGTGTGTTGGGCATGTCCTCGGAGGCAATGGCCGTCTGAGTGCGGGACAGCCAGGACTGGAAGTCGTCCAGGTCGCGCAGGAACTGCTGCAGCTTGCTGGCCTCGCCCAGGGACTCCTCGCGGTTCTTCATGGTGTCCTGAGATCAGGAGGCAAAGGAGAGGGTCAGTTTGAACGAGCAAAATAATAAATCCCAAAATCTTATCTTCAATATATATTAGGAATAATTTAACAAGCTTGGAGTAAACATAGGAATTAAAAGTTCATGCTTCACCTTCATCTCGTCCCAGACGCTGGTGATGCCAGCCAGGCGGCCCTTGATGGCCTCAGACTGCTCCGGGTGTTCGGACGCCAGACGCTCCGCCTCCTTCCCCAGGTCTCCCAGCTTGTCCTCGATGGCGGCCAGGTCGCGCTCCATCCCCGTCAGCTTCCTCTGCAGCGCCATTACGCCCGCCAGGTCGTTCCCCAGCTCCTGGGTCGACTCGATCACCTGCAGCAGGACGTGGGAGGAGTCATTAATGACTTTTACTGCGGTCAATGAGCcacattttggtaaaaaaaacatgcttgtGGCACTAGCCTTAAAAAGTCCAACACTAAATAGTTAATTTTGATGCAGTTTGTAAATCGAATTATTTGTCTTACTTCTATTAAGAGGATAATCAAGCTCTTAGTTTAGGGAGCACAGTTCCCATAATGCAGTATAATAGAGTATTTTCTATAAAATGATCctgctgtgttttctctcagcTGTAGTTCAGGTTAAACTCTGTGCTGATGGTACCTTGGTCTTCTCCTTGATCCAGGACTTGGTCTCGTTGCACTCCAGGTGGTAGTTCTGGACGCCCAGAGCCGAGCTCAGGCTGTCCTTCTTCTGATCCACCAGGTCTCTGAACCCGCTCCACCTGCACCACAGAGACACTCGCACGTCAGCAATATGCACCAACACTGAAGCAGAACCAGGTTAGATCTACCAGTATAACCTGATGTAAATGACCTAATAATCTCAGTCCATGCACTGGATTAATCCCGGTTTTGTTACCTGGTGTTGAGTTTGTCCTGCTGGGCTTTGATCTCTTTCTCACTGGGATGTCCGCTGTGGATCAGTTGTCGGGCGACCTGGTTCACTACGGCAACTCGAGATGCCTGGTTGTTCATCTCCGGCTCCAAACTCTCaaacctgcagagaaacagaaagatggTGGTTATGCACTCTTAATGTGACCTTCTAACCGTTATCCTATATCCTGACCCGTAGCGCTTACCGGTGCTGCACCACCTCCAGGTCCTCCAGCTTCTCGGGGATGTCCATGCTGTTGAGCCACTGCTCCTTCTCGTCGATCCACACCTCGCAGGCGTTGGCCTCGCTCAGCATCCTGTAGAGAGCGAGCGCGTCCTGCAGCGCCTGCTTCCTGAGCCGCGTCAGCTCCACCACCTCCTTATAGCGCTCCTCGATGCCCGCCAGCCGGCTCTGCACCTGCAGATAAACACCAGGAACTTTAGACTCATGAAGGATTCTTGAATTCtgaaaaaattatatttatttttttactttttttctaaaataatggACCTCAGATATGCTTTTTATGTTCTAACTCCTTAAggtctttaaaacaaatgcttatttctttctcctctcttgtttTAGCTGTCTTAAGAGCTTCACCTCCTCAGAGTCGGCCTTCTCTGGTGGCAGTGTGCGGGACTGCTCGTGCAGCGCCTCGATGACGGGCCGGTAGCTGCCGATCTCCTCGGCCACGTCCTTGTGTTTCTTCACCAGAGCCTGGGTGGAAAACTCGTCGTGACCTACGTCCACGCTGGAGACAATCCGCAGCACGTCCAACATCCACGTGTCGATGTCATCAGCGTCCGCCTGCAGACAGGAAATCAAGAATGTTAAATAATCACAAGCAATATCAATAATACCTGGTTTTAACCTTTATGCGAGTATGTTTCACCTGGAACTGGTGCTGGTTGCAGGCTTCCTGCAGACGAGCCTTACGGACGGCAGAGAGACGCTCCagagctgcccactgctcctacaGAGGGAGGGTGGAAAATTATGCAAGAGTAATATTAGACTCTGGATGTTTGAGGAAGAAAttctgtggaaaataaatatttattgtgCAGCTGGATCCTCTCTGCAGCGTACCTGGATGTCTTGGATGCGCTCTTTGATCTTGTCTGCTCCGAAGTGGTCGTTGGCCACCAGCTCCTCGCCCTGCCGGATGGTCTGCTGCAGGTGGGCCAAGCGCCCGCTCATCTCGTCTTCGAAGGCTTTGTGCTGACTCAGCAGACGCAGCGCTCCTGTCAGATCCTTCCCGTAATCCTCGGAGGACAGGATCTGCTCCTTCTCCCTGATCCATCCCTCCTGCAGGTTTCACAGCCAGGACGCAGTTAGATCAACATAGGAATAACTTTAAAATTTACTATAAAGACTTATATTCAACGTTATACTGATAATAACCTCTTCTGCCATCTCCCAGAAGAACTTCCAGAGGCGGCGCGACTCCTCGAGCCGAGCTCTCCGCTCCGACGCCAGCTGACTCAGCTCCTGGTAGCAGAAGTCCATGTGAGCGACTCGATCCCTGATGATCTGAGGGTCGCATGGCTTATAgcctgagggaggaggaggaagaagaggaagattaataacaagaagaagaacaggtgAAGAAAGGAACATGTTGAGGAAAAGAAGCAGgaaaagaagggaagagaggaggaaaatgaagtGGAAGGGGAAGAAAAGGGAACAAGGAGAGTAGAAGGAGGAAGATGTGGATATAGAAAAGAAGTTTGAAGGGAAACAGgtcgaggaagaggaggaaaacaaggaggaggaagatgagaagGATAGGCTgatgaggaagagagacagagacaagagAGAGATACGTAGAGGAGAAACAAGAAGTAGGAAGAAGAGTTGGAGGTCAATAAAGAGGTAGGatgaaagagatggagagggagaaacaagaggagaagaaaaaggatgaggatgaggaagagagagagagagagagagagagagagagagagagagagagagagtagaggTAGAGGAGAAGACTtgtaatgtatgtttatttatgaaataaCAACAACGAAAGCTGCCtattcaataaaatataaaaggataaaataactaaaatgtcTGCTAGCagtctgcctctctctctctctctccctccccgtCTCACCCTCCATGTCGTCTGCGAACTTCTGAGCGTTGCGGTTGACGGTCTTCACTCGGTCGGCCTGGATGCTGATGTCGGCCTCCACCAAAGCGTGCTTCTGCAGCAGGTCCTCCACCCCCAGGAGGTGCTTCCCGTAGTcctgagagaggagcagcatcTGCAGGGAgagtggaggggtgggggggggtcatcacaaaataaatgaagtgcacTTCAGATCGAGGAGTGCCTTTCACAGCAACTCTCTGGAGCACACTTAAAGAGCATTATTTTGTTCCCCCTTCGCCTCATAGACATGATATTTTTTACTCAGCCCCCCCTGCCCAGGTTTCTCCCCCCATACCTTCATCTCGTCCATCCAGTCCATAATGTAGAGCATCTCCTGGAAGACCCTCTGCAGCCCCAGGTTCATCTCCAGCCGCTGCCGGCGGGCcttcagcagctccagcaggtaCTCCCACAGACGGATCACATTGTCCTTCCTCGCCGTGATGCGTTTGATGTCGTGGTAATTCTCAGTCTCCATCTCCCTCGCCACGGAAACCACCTGCCTGAAGCACCGAGATGAGAGGAGGACACAGACTTTGTTTAGTTTTGAGTTCTAACACTACTAAATATGAGAGATATGGCGGTTCAAATCTGACCTGGACTCGCTCCTCGTAGGCGGCGATGTCTGTTTCTATGGCTTCATGTTTCTTAGTGGCAGCTTCTACCGCCTGCAGGTCGAATCCAAAGTTATCCTGTAAGAGGACAGGGGGAAGGAGACAAGGTGAGGAaagataaaaggaaagaaaacaaggaaaggaGAGGATAGAAGAAAGAAcagaacaagaaaaacagagtaaaggagagaggaaaggaaacaagaacagaaaaggtaggaaaacaaatataggaaagaggagaagagagtgGAAAGGAGACGAGGATAGGAAAAGACACAAGTAAGGAGCAAGAAAAGGAGACAATAAAAGAACAGgttaacaaacagaaaaaggagatgaggaaggaagaaaattaagaaacgagagagagaaaagaagcaagaggaggagagatgaagTGAGAcaagggagagaagagaggaataaaggaaaggaaagatgaAAGGACACAAGGTTGAGGAGAAGAATGGAAGCAGGAAGGAAGCAAGGAAAGAGTAAAGGAAGGATATGAAGGAAGTTGAGAGAAACATTTACACATGTTATAATTAATATAAGAGTATACTATACTATCAACATTACAATACCCTAAATAAAACAGTGAAGTTCTTTGGTAAAATATGAGGTTTTATTTGTTAGATACGGTAAATGAAGGTTTGTTTGTTACCTGTGAGACGAGCCGCTGGTTCTCGCTCAGCCACGTCTCCCTCATGGCGGCTTTGCGATCGAAGCGCCGGGCGAGCTGCTCCAGCTTCTCCTGACGGATCAGCTCCGTCCTCAGCGCCAGCTCCCGCTCGTGCTCCGCCTTCTCCAGACGCTCCCACGCCTAAAACAAACGCACCCGACAACAGCAAACAACATTAATACACTCAGATTCTGAAAGTCTAACgggttttatttcaaattagaCGTTTTGTTTATGTGAAAATGAAGGATAATCTCTTACATACATGTTGGATTTAACAATTGAACTTGTTTTATAAAGttgtttaaacacacattatagTAAATGATGAACAAATGTAGAATATAAAGGATGCTTACTGACCTTGTTGATGTCGGAGATGAGTTTCCCCTCTCGAGGAGTGTACACCTTCTGGTTGTTTGCTCTCATCTTACTCTGGATGGTGAACAGAAGAACCTCCAGGTTTCCCTTCTCTGtgaacctgcacacacacacacacattgttattttaCCAATACAGAAATAACTCAACAAAATCTCTGTAATAATGTCTGATACGATGACATAAAGCTAGGCCTTAAAACAATTTAAGCCGTATTTTAACgcacatttattatatataaatgcaCTGATTTGGGGAGGCAGTTTTATCGTATGCAttactgcacatattttatatcCTCTGAGCTGTAGGgaaggaaaaatataaagcagaagAAAACGCTTTGTCTG of Eleginops maclovinus isolate JMC-PN-2008 ecotype Puerto Natales chromosome 22, JC_Emac_rtc_rv5, whole genome shotgun sequence contains these proteins:
- the sptbn1 gene encoding spectrin beta chain, non-erythrocytic 1 isoform X2 produces the protein MTSVAAELEHMEIQQQFSSEAVNNRWDADDWDNENSSARLFERSRIKALADEREAVQKKTFTKWVNSHLSRVSCRITDLYMDLRDGRSLIKLLEVLSGERLPKPTKGRMRIHCLENVDKALQFLKEQRVHLENMGSHDIVDGNHRLTLGLIWTIILRFQIQDISVETEDNKEKKSAKDALLLWCQMKTAGYPNVNIHNFSTSWRDGMAFNALIHKHRPDLIDFDKLKKSNAHHNLQNAFNLAEQHLGLTKLLDAEDISVDHPDEKSIITYVVTYYHYFSKMKALKVEGKRIGKVLDNAIETEKMVDKYESLASDLLEWIEQTIIILNNRKFANSLVGVQQQLQAFNTYRTVEKPPKFTEKGNLEVLLFTIQSKMRANNQKVYTPREGKLISDINKAWERLEKAEHERELALRTELIRQEKLEQLARRFDRKAAMRETWLSENQRLVSQDNFGFDLQAVEAATKKHEAIETDIAAYEERVQVVSVAREMETENYHDIKRITARKDNVIRLWEYLLELLKARRQRLEMNLGLQRVFQEMLYIMDWMDEMKMLLLSQDYGKHLLGVEDLLQKHALVEADISIQADRVKTVNRNAQKFADDMEGYKPCDPQIIRDRVAHMDFCYQELSQLASERRARLEESRRLWKFFWEMAEEEGWIREKEQILSSEDYGKDLTGALRLLSQHKAFEDEMSGRLAHLQQTIRQGEELVANDHFGADKIKERIQDIQEQWAALERLSAVRKARLQEACNQHQFQADADDIDTWMLDVLRIVSSVDVGHDEFSTQALVKKHKDVAEEIGSYRPVIEALHEQSRTLPPEKADSEEVQSRLAGIEERYKEVVELTRLRKQALQDALALYRMLSEANACEVWIDEKEQWLNSMDIPEKLEDLEVVQHRFESLEPEMNNQASRVAVVNQVARQLIHSGHPSEKEIKAQQDKLNTRWSGFRDLVDQKKDSLSSALGVQNYHLECNETKSWIKEKTKVIESTQELGNDLAGVMALQRKLTGMERDLAAIEDKLGDLGKEAERLASEHPEQSEAIKGRLAGITSVWDEMKDTMKNREESLGEASKLQQFLRDLDDFQSWLSRTQTAIASEDMPNTLTEAEKLLAQHENIKNEIHNYEEDYQKMRDMGEMVTQGQTDAQYMFLRQRLQALDTGWNELHKMWENRQNLLSQSHAYQLFLRDTKQAEAFLNNQEYVLAHTEMPTTLEGAEAAIKKQEDFMTTLDANEEKISGVLDTGRRLVTDGNINAERIQEKVDSIDERHKKNRAAASELLARLKDNRDLQRFLQDCQELSLWINEKMLTAQDMSYDEARNLHSKWLKHQAFMAELQSNKEWLDKIDKDGKALMAEKPETGAMVEEKLASLKKMWEDLESTTQTKAKCLFDANKAELFTQSCADLDKWLASMDGQLHSDDYGKDLTSVNILLKKQQILESQVEVRQKEVGELQHQSQALSQEGKGSEEVDGQRISVENKLQALQAPLQTRRENLMASREIHQFNRDVEDEILWVEERMPLATSTDHGNNLQTVQLLIKKNQTLQKEVQGHQPRYDDIFERSQHALRGGSPTAQLIQQRLTELQSLWEQIQKETEKRHTRLSKAHEAQQYYFDAAEAEAWMSEQELYMMSEEKAKDEQSSVAMLKKHQILEQAVEDYAETVHQLSGTSRGLVAAEHPDSERIGMRQSQVDKLYAGLKDLSEERRGKLDERLRLFQLNREVDDLEQWIAEREVVAGSHELGQDYEHVTMLQERFREFARDTGNIGQERVDTVNHQADDLINTGHGDAATIAEWKDGLNEAWADLLELIDTRTQILAASFELHKFYHDAKEILNRILDKHKKLPEELGRDQNTVETLQRMHTTFEHDIQALGTQVRQLQEDAVRLQSAYAGDKADDIQKREGEVLEAWKCLLEAAEGRRAKLVETGDKFRFFSMVRDLMLWMEDVIRLIEAQEKPRDVSSVELLMNNHQGIKAEIDARNDSFTSCIELGKALLAHKHYASEEIKEKLLQLTDKRKDMIDKWEDRWEWLRLVLEVHQFSRDAGVAEAWLLGQDPYLSSREIGLNVDEVEKLIKRHEAFEKSAATWEERFSALERLTTMELLEVRRMQEEEEKRRQPPPTEALPADAQIREGEPVSQNGLPSDQESPRDGNIEVGDVVNGVSEPSPAGSPGGARKGKSSQAATLPAKTQQDAPTSQLEGFLHRKHEWEGHNKKASSRSWHNVYCVINQQEMGFYKDQKSAGQGIPYHSEIPVSLKDAVCEVALDYKKKKHVFKLKITDGNEYLFQAKDDEEMNTWISAISVAMAVEKTEITPSSHSTPAPAARAQTLPASVATVTAATTAESSPGKREKDKEKRFSLFSKKK